One window of the Sphaerochaeta associata genome contains the following:
- the aroC gene encoding chorismate synthase: protein MGHNSFGNAFTVTTFGESHGPALGVIIDGVESGFKIDMEGLQAQMNRRRPGGNPTGTKRNEIDELSILSGVYEGYTTGTPIAMILYSTNQKSADYEHLKDVFRPGHADWTFYKKYGIRDIRGGGRSSGRETSARVAAGALAMQLLAKRGISIQGGTVQVGPIIARARNWDEADNVMRCPDRVAAQQMVDLIEQVRVENDSIGGIIECRVNGVPAGLGEPVFGKLQALLSHAVMSIGAVKGIQFGSGFASAFMRGSECNDQRTSNGFLSNHAGGILGGISSGQEIVLQAAIKPTSSISRAQQTINKNNETTTLVVEGRHDPCICPRAVVVVESMVAITLLDLYYTAFGRT, encoded by the coding sequence ATGGGTCACAACAGCTTTGGAAATGCCTTTACCGTCACCACGTTCGGCGAGTCCCACGGACCAGCCCTCGGTGTGATCATAGACGGGGTGGAAAGCGGCTTCAAAATCGATATGGAAGGCTTGCAGGCTCAGATGAACCGTCGCCGTCCCGGAGGAAATCCTACCGGAACAAAGCGCAACGAAATCGACGAGCTCTCGATTCTCTCCGGAGTGTACGAAGGGTATACCACCGGGACCCCGATTGCCATGATCCTGTATAGCACCAACCAAAAATCCGCTGATTACGAACATCTGAAGGATGTATTCCGCCCCGGTCATGCCGACTGGACCTTCTACAAGAAGTACGGCATCCGCGACATTCGCGGTGGAGGCAGATCCAGTGGCAGGGAGACAAGTGCACGGGTTGCTGCAGGAGCTTTAGCCATGCAATTGCTTGCCAAACGGGGAATCTCCATCCAAGGAGGGACGGTGCAGGTCGGCCCGATTATCGCCCGGGCGCGAAATTGGGATGAAGCTGACAATGTCATGCGTTGTCCCGATCGGGTTGCTGCACAGCAAATGGTGGACTTGATCGAACAGGTCAGGGTGGAGAACGACAGCATCGGAGGCATCATTGAATGCAGGGTCAACGGTGTGCCCGCCGGTCTCGGCGAGCCGGTCTTCGGCAAGCTGCAGGCCCTGCTCAGCCATGCGGTGATGAGCATCGGAGCAGTGAAAGGCATTCAATTCGGCTCGGGATTCGCTTCTGCCTTTATGCGCGGCAGCGAGTGCAACGACCAGAGAACCAGCAATGGTTTTCTCTCAAACCATGCAGGAGGCATACTCGGCGGCATATCCAGCGGACAGGAGATTGTGCTGCAGGCGGCGATCAAACCCACCTCCTCAATCTCCAGAGCTCAGCAGACGATAAATAAAAACAATGAGACGACAACCTTGGTGGTGGAAGGCAGGCACGATCCCTGCATCTGCCCCCGGGCTGTCGTAGTGGTTGAATCGATGGTGGCCATAACCCTGCTTGACCTCTATTACACCGCATTTGGAAGAACATAA
- a CDS encoding DNA repair helicase XPB, translating to MQDTPLIVQSDKTLLLDVHHKDSEACRADLVRFCELIKSPEHMHTYALSPISLWNAASSGFKVESVVDRLKAWSRFAVPESILFYVKDIASRWGKVRLSESDDPRYYQLHVESQRIKTELMQRKVLSKLLVVKDEHSFLLETYARGEVKLQLIKIGYPVDDQVPLKKGPDVQIALRTETVGGKPFSVRPYQQMASDALLGDLGPGCGFGTIVLPCGSGKTVVGMQIMQRLCTRTLVVTTNVAAVHQWMQEIQDKTTLAKEQIGEYTGERKEPKDVTVCTYQVLTYRPDKEGPFPHLELLTKGEWGLIIYDEVHMLPAPVFKVTAELQAVYRVGLTATLVREDGREDEVFSLVGPKRFDVPWNELQQQGFIAEAYCHEIRLDLPKELEIPYALGSKREKYRMASENPMKLEVVKDLVSRHPDDFILIIGQYLDQLKMIADAFGLPIITGSTPNAKREELYKAFKEGDCRILVVSKVANFAIDLPDASVAIQVSGTFGSRSEEAQRLGRILRPKNRSSFFYSVVTRYSNEEEFAANRQKFLAEQGYSYEIEVWTN from the coding sequence ATGCAAGATACCCCGCTGATTGTACAAAGTGACAAGACCCTGCTTTTGGATGTCCACCACAAGGACAGTGAAGCTTGTCGTGCCGATTTGGTACGATTCTGTGAGTTGATCAAGAGCCCGGAGCACATGCATACCTACGCACTCTCCCCAATTTCGCTCTGGAATGCTGCATCTTCCGGCTTCAAGGTTGAGTCGGTCGTCGATCGTCTCAAGGCATGGTCACGGTTTGCGGTACCGGAAAGCATCCTGTTCTATGTAAAGGACATTGCATCTCGATGGGGAAAAGTGCGCCTTAGCGAAAGCGACGACCCCCGTTATTATCAGTTGCATGTTGAGAGCCAAAGAATCAAAACGGAGCTGATGCAACGCAAGGTGCTTTCCAAGCTTTTGGTGGTCAAGGATGAGCACTCCTTTCTGCTGGAAACATACGCCCGTGGTGAAGTCAAGCTGCAATTGATCAAAATAGGCTATCCAGTCGATGACCAGGTTCCGCTCAAAAAGGGTCCGGATGTCCAAATCGCCCTGAGGACTGAAACAGTCGGCGGCAAACCTTTCTCCGTCAGACCCTACCAGCAGATGGCCTCCGATGCCCTGCTCGGGGATTTGGGACCTGGCTGCGGATTCGGCACGATTGTGCTTCCCTGCGGTTCGGGAAAGACCGTGGTAGGGATGCAGATCATGCAACGCCTGTGCACCCGAACATTGGTGGTAACCACCAATGTGGCGGCGGTGCACCAGTGGATGCAGGAAATCCAGGACAAGACCACCCTTGCGAAAGAGCAGATCGGCGAGTATACCGGCGAGCGCAAGGAACCCAAGGATGTGACCGTTTGCACCTACCAGGTGCTTACCTACCGACCCGACAAGGAAGGGCCGTTTCCCCATCTTGAACTCCTTACCAAGGGCGAGTGGGGCCTGATCATCTATGATGAGGTGCATATGCTTCCCGCACCTGTATTCAAGGTTACTGCGGAGCTGCAGGCCGTCTATCGTGTCGGATTGACCGCCACGCTGGTCCGGGAGGATGGAAGGGAGGACGAGGTATTCAGTCTCGTTGGTCCCAAACGCTTCGACGTACCCTGGAATGAACTGCAGCAGCAGGGCTTCATCGCCGAAGCATACTGCCACGAAATCCGCCTCGATCTTCCCAAGGAGCTTGAGATTCCCTATGCGCTGGGCAGCAAGCGGGAGAAATACCGCATGGCCAGTGAGAATCCCATGAAGCTTGAAGTGGTAAAGGACTTGGTAAGCCGGCATCCGGATGATTTCATCTTGATTATCGGCCAATATCTGGACCAACTGAAGATGATCGCCGATGCGTTCGGCCTTCCCATCATTACCGGCAGCACCCCGAACGCAAAACGCGAAGAGCTGTACAAGGCCTTCAAGGAAGGAGATTGCAGGATCCTGGTCGTCAGCAAGGTGGCCAACTTCGCCATCGACCTGCCTGATGCTTCGGTGGCCATCCAGGTTTCCGGGACCTTCGGAAGCCGCAGCGAGGAGGCTCAGCGGCTGGGGAGAATCCTCAGACCGAAAAATCGTTCCAGTTTCTTTTACTCGGTGGTGACCCGTTACTCCAATGAGGAGGAGTTCGCTGCAAACAGGCAGAAATTTCTTGCCGAGCAAGGCTATTCCTATGAGATAGAGGTATGGACCAATTGA
- the aroE gene encoding shikimate dehydrogenase: MLCLTLTGSTLEENRALVERNRKWISIAELRLDYLHPDEQKIASSFPSTVDLPVILTLRRSSDGGMCMLAEKQRLQLLYEAAKGDFAYVDIEEDVKKTDLKFKDPLFEQKVDLEQSLRQRTIKIIRSYHNFECVPADIYGRISKLAARGDIPKVAVTPTSMMDVITLFRVEQELGNIKEKIVIGMGDYGVCTRILYKKCGSMLSFCSDSQAAPGHLGAQTMSELYRADKLDGNTHIFGIIGNPVYHTASPKIHNPGFEAIRYNAVYVPFLVDSVRAFFKLAEMLQIHGFSVTVPHKRSVQPYLGRITREVKQIGSCNTVVRIQNMWKGINTDYYGFLAPISEPLGKGEIKNALVVGAGGAARAVVWALHNHGVKVTILNRSLEHARTLASETMSSFDTLENAHLYNGGFELVVQTTSVGMGNNGNEESIPSFSFSGREIAYDLVYNPRETRFLKRAMEAGCTIIGGSQMLMEQGKLQFEAFTGYHYPHWIQADI; encoded by the coding sequence GTGCTTTGCCTTACACTTACCGGCTCAACCTTGGAGGAGAACCGGGCATTAGTTGAACGCAACCGCAAATGGATCTCCATTGCAGAGCTTCGTCTCGATTATCTGCATCCGGATGAGCAGAAGATTGCATCCTCTTTCCCTTCAACCGTAGACCTGCCGGTGATTCTGACCTTGCGGCGCAGCAGCGACGGGGGCATGTGCATGCTTGCGGAAAAACAGCGGCTGCAACTGTTGTATGAAGCGGCCAAAGGCGACTTTGCCTATGTCGACATTGAAGAAGATGTCAAGAAAACCGACCTTAAGTTCAAGGACCCATTGTTCGAGCAGAAGGTGGACCTTGAGCAGAGCCTGAGACAACGCACTATAAAAATCATTCGGTCATACCACAATTTTGAGTGTGTTCCCGCCGATATCTATGGAAGAATCAGCAAGCTGGCGGCGAGAGGCGACATCCCCAAGGTGGCTGTTACTCCTACAAGCATGATGGATGTCATCACCCTGTTCAGAGTGGAGCAGGAACTGGGAAACATCAAGGAGAAGATTGTCATCGGAATGGGCGATTACGGTGTATGCACCCGCATCTTGTATAAAAAATGCGGGTCCATGTTGAGCTTCTGCTCCGACAGCCAAGCCGCTCCCGGGCACCTCGGGGCCCAGACGATGAGCGAATTATACCGAGCGGACAAGCTTGACGGGAACACCCATATATTCGGTATCATCGGCAACCCCGTCTATCATACGGCGAGTCCGAAAATCCACAACCCCGGTTTCGAAGCAATCCGGTACAATGCCGTCTATGTTCCCTTCCTTGTCGATTCGGTGCGTGCCTTCTTCAAGCTGGCTGAGATGCTTCAGATTCACGGCTTCTCGGTGACGGTCCCCCACAAGCGCAGTGTACAACCGTACCTCGGAAGAATCACCCGCGAGGTAAAACAAATCGGATCTTGCAATACCGTAGTGCGCATACAGAACATGTGGAAGGGGATCAACACTGATTACTATGGGTTTTTGGCCCCGATTTCCGAGCCGCTTGGCAAGGGGGAGATCAAGAACGCCCTCGTCGTAGGAGCCGGAGGTGCTGCAAGGGCTGTGGTGTGGGCTCTTCACAACCATGGAGTGAAGGTCACCATCCTCAATCGAAGTCTCGAACATGCCAGAACGCTTGCTTCGGAGACGATGAGCTCGTTTGACACCTTGGAGAACGCCCACCTGTACAACGGCGGTTTTGAGTTGGTCGTGCAGACGACAAGTGTCGGTATGGGAAACAACGGGAACGAGGAGAGCATCCCTTCATTCAGTTTCAGCGGAAGGGAAATCGCCTACGATTTGGTGTACAACCCCAGGGAGACCCGCTTCCTGAAACGGGCCATGGAAGCCGGTTGTACCATAATCGGGGGATCACAAATGCTGATGGAGCAGGGAAAACTTCAGTTTGAAGCCTTTACAGGCTACCACTATCCCCACTGGATCCAGGCGGACATCTGA